A single region of the Nomia melanderi isolate GNS246 chromosome 12, iyNomMela1, whole genome shotgun sequence genome encodes:
- the LOC116426220 gene encoding knirps-related protein produces the protein MNQQCKVCGEPAAGFHFGAFTCEGCKSFFGRSYNNLSSISDCKNGGECVINKKNRTTCKACRLRKCLLVGMSKSGSRYGRRSNWFKIHCLLQEQQQQQHQHQQQHYQSSMLTQPLLQPQLKPISPPLGMHIGQRKDEVLMLGIDDYKISTSPSISSPESHNSDSSIEMSERRATYSGHPGYRPLHSHLQPSVADLSALSKEMMTNLPLGFHLGGMPLLPPAFLPPPNLNMFSPYHLYPPHGNPHPLVHNHPTSLMHHSPVIEEVPNVFASATTTTNTMLEIENKESCEYNNNNDSYAHNQNVQTTVRTSSPNAETDDASTKRFYLDAVLKSQQSNTESPSGSTKHSEDDSPAYSPELEPDSPPPQDNPMDLSMKQLTSPAKEDFDEDDEMNMGNMSDTGSPPRKKKPAPIDLTIRS, from the coding sequence TCGTTCTTCGGGAGATCTTACAACAACCTGAGTAGCATCTCGGACTGCAAGAATGGCGGCGAGTGCGTGATCAACAAGAAAAATCGAACAACTTGCAAGGCGTGCCGGCTCAGGAAGTGTCTCCTGGTCGGCATGTCCAAGTCTGGTTCGAGGTACGGTCGCAGATCGAACTGGTTTAAAATACACTGTCTTCTTCAagagcaacaacagcagcagcatcaACATCAGCAGCAACATTATCAGTCGAGCATGCTTACTCAACCGTTACTCCAGCCACAACTCAAACCTATAAGCCCGCCTTTAGGTATGCATATTGGGCAACGGAAGGACGAAGTTCTGATGCTAGGCATAGACGACTACAAGATTTCAACATCGCCTAGTATCAGTTCGCCTGAATCACACAACAGCGACAGTTCGATAGAGATGTCGGAAAGACGAGCGACGTACTCGGGACATCCAGGATACCGGCCATTGCATTCCCATTTGCAACCCTCCGTGGCTGACTTGTCGGCGCTGAGCAAGGAGATGATGACGAACTTGCCTCTAGGATTCCACCTGGGCGGAATGCCCCTTTTACCTCCAGCCTTCCTGCCACCACCGAATCTCAATATGTTCTCTCCATATCATCTGTATCCACCTCACGGCAACCCTCACCCTTTGGTACATAACCACCCTACGAGCCTCATGCATCACTCACCAGTGATCGAAGAAGTGCCTAATGTGTTTGCTTCGGCAACAACCACCACCAACACGATGCTCGAAATTGAAAACAAGGAATCATGCGagtacaataacaataacgacAGTTACGCTCACAATCAAAACGTGCAAACCACGGTGCGAACGTCCTCCCCAAACGCAGAAACTGATGACGCGAGTACTAAAAGATTTTACTTAGACGCGGTGCTGAAGAGCCAACAGTCAAACACAGAGAGTCCTTCAGGATCCACGAAGCACTCTGAAGATGATTCTCCGGCCTACAGCCCGGAACTTGAACCGGACAGTCCACCGCCGCAGGATAATCCGATGGACCTGTCAATGAAGCAATTGACCTCCCCCGCGAAGGAGGATTTCGACGAAGACGATGAAATGAATATGGGAAACATGAGTGATACGGGCAGTCCGCCGCGAAAAAAGAAGCCCGCTCCGATTGACTTAACAATAAGATCCTAG
- the LOC116426261 gene encoding putative small nuclear ribonucleoprotein E — MSYKGPQKVQKVMVQPINLIFRYLQNRSRVQVWLFENINLRIEGHIVGFDEYMNLVLDDAEEYHLKTKNRKPLGRIMLKGDNITLIQNTNPGAN; from the coding sequence ATGTCGTATAAGGGACCGCAGAAAGTTCAAAAGGTGATGGTACAGCCCATCAACCTTATATTCCGGTACCTTCAAAACCGTTCGCGTGTGCAAGTTTGGTTGTTCGAGAATATCAACCTTCGCATTGAGGGACACATCGTCGGTTTTGACGAATACATGAATTTGGTATTGGACGACGCTGAGGAGTATCATTTGAAGACGAAAAACAGGAAACCACTGGGACGTATTATGCTCAAAGGCGACAATATAACATTAATACAAAATACGAATCCAGGGGCAAATTAA